In Puntigrus tetrazona isolate hp1 chromosome 7, ASM1883169v1, whole genome shotgun sequence, the following are encoded in one genomic region:
- the rce1a gene encoding CAAX prenyl protease 2, giving the protein MNDDDGLTASFHSGQLHANVASVPDGLCWVSILSCLLLACSYVGSLYVWKSDLPRDHPAVIKRRFTSVLIVSALSPVFVWAWKDFTGIQPGPSLLALMGIRLEGLIPAIILPLLLTMVLFLGPLIQLAMDCPWGFIDGMKVVVDPCFWSLCLSDMRWLRNQVVAPLTEELVFRACMLPMLVPCAGPSTAIFTCPLFFGVAHFHHVIELLRFRQGTVSGIFLSAVFQFSYTAVFGAYTAFIFIRTGHLVGPVLCHSFCNYMGFPALSTALDHPHRLTILSFYVLGVILFFLLIFSMTDPLFYGFPTPVCTLTSTPGSICS; this is encoded by the exons ATGAACGACGACGATGGTTTGACGGCAAGTTTTCATTCAGGTCAACTCCATGCTAATGTGGCGTCTGTTCCTGATGGACTTTGCTGGGTGTCAATTCTCTCCTGCCTGCTGCTCGCGTGCTCCTATGTCGGAAGTTTATACGTTTGGAAAAGCGATTTACCAAG GGATCATCCTGCAGTGATAAAGAGGCGCTTCACCAGTGTACTGATCGTCTCCGCTCTTTCTCCAGTGTTTGTGTGGGCATGGAAAGATTTCACAGGCATCCAG CCTGGTCCCTCATTACTAGCCCTTATGGGGATCCGGTTGGAGGGTCTTATTCCTGCTATCATTCTTCCACTGCTATTGACCATG GTGCTATTTCTGGGTCCCCTGATCCAGCTAGCCATGGATTGCCCCTGGGGTTTCATTGATGGGATGAAAGTTGTAGTCG ACCCTTGCTTCTGGTCTCTGTGTCTGAGTGACATGCGCTGGCTGAGGAACCAGGTTGTTGCACCACTGACAGAGGAGTTGGTTTTTCGGGCATGCATGCTTCCTATGCTAGTCCCCTGCGCAGGCCCCTCCACCGCCATCTTCACATGCCCACTCTTCTTTGGTGTTG CTCATTTTCACCATGTAATTGAGCTCCTGCGGTTCAGACAGGGCACTGTCTCAGGGATTTTCCTCTCTGCAG tGTTCCAGTTCTCCTACACTGCAGTATTTGGAGCTTATACGGCTTTTATATTCATCAGGACAG GTCATTTGGTAGGTCCTGTACTGTGCCACTCCTTCTGCAACTACATGGGTTTTCCAGCTCTCAGCACGGCCTTGGACCACCCGCACCGCCTCACGATCCTCTCCTTTTATGTGCTGGGGGTCATTCTTTTCTTCCTCCTAATATTCTCCATGACTGATCCACTATTCTACGGCTTTCCCACACCCGTCTGCACCCTGACCTCCACACCCGGATCCATCTGCTCCTGA